One genomic region from Nocardia vinacea encodes:
- a CDS encoding branched-chain amino acid ABC transporter permease, with protein MTSTALAGVVQLAGGSIDFNYHGVIDNFWRLTVDGVTYGSIYALVAVGYTLVYGVLRLINFAHSEIFMLGMFGQLVGLMLFGFVANPDVYTQGIILTVTYLALAMIIGMLVSGGAAVGLERVAYRPLRKRGAKPLSFLITAIGMSFVIQEFVHFILPKINPKLGGTNAQQPIKLVEPSVQFSFFGAEVDNIKLLIVLAAIALAIVTEVLINRTKFGRGIRAVAQDPDTATLMGVSRERVIMLTFFIGGVLAGAAALLYAIKIPQGIIYSGGFILGIKAFSAAVLGGIGNLRGALLGGILLGVVEQYGQSLLGSEWRDVVAFVVLVLVLMVRPTGILGESLGRARA; from the coding sequence ATGACATCAACGGCATTGGCCGGCGTAGTACAACTCGCCGGCGGTTCGATCGACTTCAACTACCACGGAGTGATCGATAACTTCTGGCGACTGACCGTCGACGGGGTGACCTACGGCTCAATCTATGCCTTGGTCGCCGTGGGCTATACCCTGGTCTACGGCGTATTGCGGCTGATCAATTTCGCCCATTCGGAAATATTCATGCTCGGCATGTTCGGTCAATTGGTCGGGCTCATGCTGTTCGGATTCGTGGCGAATCCCGATGTGTACACCCAGGGCATCATCCTGACGGTCACCTATCTCGCGTTGGCGATGATCATCGGCATGCTGGTATCCGGTGGCGCCGCAGTCGGATTGGAGCGTGTGGCCTATCGGCCATTGCGCAAACGCGGGGCCAAACCGCTCAGCTTCCTCATCACAGCGATCGGTATGTCGTTCGTGATCCAGGAATTCGTGCATTTCATCCTGCCGAAGATCAATCCCAAACTCGGCGGCACCAATGCGCAGCAGCCGATCAAACTGGTCGAGCCGAGCGTGCAGTTCAGCTTCTTCGGCGCCGAGGTCGACAACATCAAACTTCTGATCGTGCTCGCGGCGATCGCGCTGGCGATCGTCACCGAGGTGCTGATCAACCGGACCAAATTCGGGCGCGGCATCCGCGCCGTCGCCCAGGATCCCGATACCGCGACGCTGATGGGCGTCTCGCGGGAGCGGGTCATCATGTTGACCTTCTTCATCGGCGGTGTACTCGCCGGTGCGGCCGCGCTGCTGTACGCGATCAAGATCCCGCAGGGCATCATCTACTCCGGCGGATTCATCCTGGGCATCAAGGCATTCAGCGCCGCGGTGCTCGGCGGCATCGGCAATCTGCGCGGCGCACTGCTCGGCGGCATCCTGCTCGGTGTGGTGGAACAGTACGGCCAGTCGCTGCTCGGTTCGGAGTGGCGCGATGTCGTCGCGTTCGTCGTGCTGGTGCTGGTGCTGATGGTGCGCCCGACCGGCATCCTCGGTGAGAGTCTCGGGAGGGCCCGCGCATGA